The nucleotide sequence GGCGGCGAAGCCGGACTTGGGCATGGGCGACGCGATCGCCGCATCACCGACCACGTGAACTCCGGGAAGCAGCGTCGACTCGAAGGTGCGGCCATCGACCGGGCACCAGCCGGACGCATCGGCCAGACCGCTGTTCCGAGCAATCGCCTTGGCGTACTGAGGTGGCACGACGTTCGCGACATCCGCCTGGTGTTCCATGCCGAAATCCGTAATGAGCGTCCGCGTCGCCGGATCGACCTCGACCACCATCCCGTCGTTCGGAAGGTTCACCCACTCGATCATGTCGCCGTAGAAGAGATCCCAACCTTGTTGGAACAGGCCCTGTTTGGAGAACTTTTCCTTGGAATCGAGGATCAGAATTTTCGCATTCGGCTTCGTCTTCTTAAAATAGTCGGCAATCATCGAGACCCGCTCGTAAGGGCCAGGCGGACAGCGGAAGGGGTTTGGCGGCGCGGTCAAAACGAACAGGCCACCATCCTCCATGGCTTCTAGCTGACTGCGCAGGAGAAGCGTTTGTGCCCCCGGCTTCCAGGCGTGCGGCATGATCTCGTGCGCCGCCTCGTCGTAGCCGGCGATGCCGCCGTCCTCGGGCGGGCGCAGGTCGATACCCGGGGAAACGATCAAACGGTCGTAAGTCAGAGTGGCTCCACTGGCCAGCATCACGCTTCGACTGTCCGCGTCGATGCCGGTTGCCGCTTCCCTTGCGTGCTCGATCCCCCAGCGGTCGCGCAGCTGGTCGTAGCTATGGGTGATCGACGCAAGGTCGCGCCAGCCACCCAGCACCAGGTTGCTATAAGGGCAAGTGATGAAACTGTCATTCGGCTCGACCAGCGTCACCTTCAGATCTGGCGCCCCCTTTTTTAGGTACTTGGCCGCCGTTGCGCCGCCGAAGCCACCACCGATCACAACCACATGGGCGGCCGCCTGCCCACGGGCGATCCGCGGTGCACCGATCAACGGCGTTACCGCCGCCGCGGCAGCAAGCTGTGTGAAACGCCGCCGCGTCACTGCAGCCTGAGTTTTCTCGGCCTGAGTTTTCTTCGTCATCTCAAAAGCCCCCTCTACTGCAGCTGGCTAAGGTAAACGGCCAGCGCTTCGATCTCGGTCTCGGAGTAACCGGCGGCGAGACGGTTCATCACCGTTGCCTGCCGCTCACCATCCTTGAAGGCCGTGAGGGTGAAACGGATGTAATCGGCGCTGTGCCCGCGTAAGGTCGGAATGGCACCCGAACCACCCAGCTCGGCACCGTGACAACCGGCGCAAGTGCCGGCCAGTATCGCGGTGTCCGCAGCCGTATCGGCGGTAGCCGATGTCGACAGCCCGACCGCAAGCGCCGCGGCAAGAGCAACGGCGAACAGACCTCTCCTCATGACGTTTCCTCTTCCCGATTTTTTTTTCGTTTACGGATTATCGAATATGGGAAGGGTGACCCTGCCGCCTGCCACTGTCAATTGCGCACACACACATGGGCAAGCAATAGCCAGAGAAGAATTCCATCTGCAGTGGAGGGTTGGACTTTCGGCGCGTTCACACCAGCCGCGACACGGCAGTTCGACTTCGATCGGTCCGGCTGATTCAACGCCTGCTCAGGCGCATGGACTCAATGGCCACGCAATCACTCGCGGAGACCGAACGGTCTCCGCGTTTTCAGGTGAACGCCGGCTAGCTAGGAGTAGGATCGCTTTCGGCGGAACCGCTTTGACGATCGCGCTCTAGCCGCGCGCGAAAACCGGTGCAAAGGGAATTCCGGCATCGTCCATCGCCTGCTGCACGACCGGCTCCGGCTTTCCATCGAACAACTGACGTAAAAGCTCGTCGACGGCAGGATCTTCGTTGGCGCTGTTGGCGCCGAATACTCGAGAGAGTGCCCGGACCTGAAAAGCGTGGCGATGGGAGTCGTCACCTTCCGTATCGCCC is from Algihabitans albus and encodes:
- a CDS encoding NAD(P)/FAD-dependent oxidoreductase gives rise to the protein MTKKTQAEKTQAAVTRRRFTQLAAAAAVTPLIGAPRIARGQAAAHVVVIGGGFGGATAAKYLKKGAPDLKVTLVEPNDSFITCPYSNLVLGGWRDLASITHSYDQLRDRWGIEHAREAATGIDADSRSVMLASGATLTYDRLIVSPGIDLRPPEDGGIAGYDEAAHEIMPHAWKPGAQTLLLRSQLEAMEDGGLFVLTAPPNPFRCPPGPYERVSMIADYFKKTKPNAKILILDSKEKFSKQGLFQQGWDLFYGDMIEWVNLPNDGMVVEVDPATRTLITDFGMEHQADVANVVPPQYAKAIARNSGLADASGWCPVDGRTFESTLLPGVHVVGDAAIASPMPKSGFAANSQGKTAAAAAIALLEGNELANPAWVNTCYSHIAPDYAISVAGVYKATDEGIISVDGSGGVSPMEAGEASRKLESVYADGWYDSITADMFT
- a CDS encoding c-type cytochrome, whose amino-acid sequence is MRRGLFAVALAAALAVGLSTSATADTAADTAILAGTCAGCHGAELGGSGAIPTLRGHSADYIRFTLTAFKDGERQATVMNRLAAGYSETEIEALAVYLSQLQ